In Pongo abelii isolate AG06213 chromosome 22, NHGRI_mPonAbe1-v2.0_pri, whole genome shotgun sequence, the following are encoded in one genomic region:
- the LOC100448655 gene encoding LOW QUALITY PROTEIN: keratin-associated protein 12-4 (The sequence of the model RefSeq protein was modified relative to this genomic sequence to represent the inferred CDS: inserted 2 bases in 1 codon) codes for MTELLSRNGAPGALSVTVLVPPKEAGFRPALSSAPPACPRSIKCHTSCSSGCPMACPGSPCCVPSTCYPPEGYGTSCCCSAPCXALLRRPLCGVSTCCQPACCVPSPCLVACCVPVSCKPVLCVASFCPTSGCCQPSCPTLVYRPVTWSTPTCC; via the exons ATGACTGAGCTTCTCAGTCGAAACGGGGCCCCTGGTGCACTGAGTGTGACTGTGCTTGT GCCACCTAAGGAAGCAGGCTTCAGACCAGCCCTTTCCTCTGCGCCCCCTGCCTGTCCACGCTCCATCAAGTGCCACACCAGCTGCTCTTCAGGCTGCCCAATGGCCTGCCCTGGCTCCCCATGCTGTGTCCCTAGCACCTGCTACCCACCCGAGGGCTATGGAACCTCCTGCTGCTGCTCAGCCCCGTG GGCTCTGCTGCGCCGGCCCCTGTGTGGGGTATCCACCTGCTGCCAGCCAGCCTGCTGtgtgcccagcccctgcctggtGGCCTGCTGTGTGCCCGTGAGCTGCAAGCCTGTTTTGTGTGTGGCCTCCTTCTGTCCAACCTCTGGGTGCTGCCagccctcctgccccaccctggTCTATAGACCTGTCACCTGGAGCACCCCCACCTGCTGCTGA
- the LOC100447543 gene encoding keratin-associated protein 12-3, which produces MCHTSCSPACQPTCCIPSPCQASCYVPVSCQNSVCVPVSCTRIVCVAPSCQPSVCVPVSCRPIIYVTSSCQSSGCCQPPCTTVFCRPISCSTPSCC; this is translated from the coding sequence ATGTGCCACACCAGCTGCTCCCCAGCCTGCCAGCCAACCTGCTGCATACCCAGCCCCTGCCAGGCATCCTGCTATGTGCCCGTGAGCTGCCAGAACTccgtgtgtgtgcctgtgagcTGCACGCGCATCGTGTGTGTGGCTCCCTCCTGCCAGCCCTCCGTGTGCGTGCCCGTGAGCTGCAGGCCCATCATATATGTGACCTCCTCCTGCCAATCTTCGGGGTGCTGCCAGCCCCCCTGCACCACCGTCTTCTGCAGACCCATCTCCTGCAGCACCCCTTCCTGCTGCTGA